In the Balaenoptera acutorostrata chromosome 7, mBalAcu1.1, whole genome shotgun sequence genome, one interval contains:
- the LOC103019246 gene encoding cytochrome c oxidase subunit 7B, mitochondrial has protein sequence MFPLAKNALSRLGVRSIPQTMSRQSHQKRTPDFHDKYGNAVLASGATFCVAVWAYTATQIGIEWNLSPVGRVTPKEWREQ, from the coding sequence ATgtttcccttggccaaaaacgcaCTAAGTCGTCTCGGAGTTCGAAGCATTCCGCAAACAATGTCAAGGCAGAGCCACCAGAAGCGGACACCTGATTTCCATGACAAATATGGTAATGCTGTATTAGCTAGTGGAGCCACTTTCTGTGTTGCTGTATGGGCATATACAGCAACACAAATTGGAATAGAATGGAACCTGTCCCCTGTTGGCAGAGTCACCCCAAAGGAATGGAGAGAACAGTGA